One stretch of Nocardia fluminea DNA includes these proteins:
- a CDS encoding type I polyketide synthase — translation MSDIAIVGIGCRFAGGIDSPESFWDFIVDKRDGVVEMPADRWDWRRYYDPEPRTPGRSYTKHGAFMTHDPWEFDPDFFGISPREATVLDPQQRLMLEVTWEALDDAGIAGRSAGAQVGVYVGGFVVDQSVIGVVGPALFHTDMHTPASASYTMLSNRIAYALNLVGPAITVDTACSSSLVALHLACQALENDDCEVALAGGVNVMLQPETFVLMCKGGFLATDGRCKSFDASADGYGRGEGAGMVALKKLEDAVRDGDRVYAMIKATGSNQDGRTTAITVPNVDSQEALARTVCERSGLAPDEITYLEAHGTGTLVGDPVELRALGRVFGAPSGRTGTIGVGSVKATIGHTEAAAGVASVIKAALALRHRTLPPQGWLNEPNPDIPFDELGLHVQTEAQPLPADAAPMAVAVNGFGYGGTNAHAILQEFRAPEAPAEPARHLGILPISARSTGAARALAGRFADLISAGADPDQLAEAAWTRMAHHPFRTGVLLDGSTDDLVRDLHEYASGTGRDAARTVSSGAAEPVFVFSGMGPQHWKMARDLLAAGGVFAETAREIDAEFRAIAGWSIIEELRKPQDESRVTTTEVAQPANFLVQVGLVRELAEYGVVPAAIVGHSVGEVSAAYVSGMLTLREAVRVAYHRARLQATTAGTGGMLAVGLTTEQTDALVADDARVDIAAINSPTSLTLSGDVDRLDEIAEKLTEDGIFARRLRVEVPYHSRLMDPIHDELLTALADLAPQAPAVPLYSSVTGELVTEGDWNAEYWWSNVRQPVRFFAAIGSLIAAGNRIFLEVGPHPVLSGNIREALVDADVNGTTVPTLDREQSDSHSIRRTLIGLHAAGVLDRDLLFPAERGVTAHVPLPRYPWQRTRLHSALPLFEQARLGTPGGHAMLGDPDVEGRPEWLLQVGTELLPWLADHVVNGVKIMPGAAYLDAALSATAARIGSKQVALEGVRFVAPLIMGAPDVPLVAMSVEEASGRFMIRSRSATGTAWTVHSTGRTLTGSHEQTEVALPTIEVGVDVDPAMFYAGLASAGLQYGPTFQRVTSVRVGRDVVLATVDGSIAEGSRHLAHPAVVDAAMQCAAMLFTDERINEGVMVPVGVNAVRLLAELPAEITVIARRDPGARLRADVDLLDPDRNLVARLTGLQIGALKPGDSPLHRMADFYYTEVLEERDPVDPAALAEAGTVSTVIVALGDSPRTTELAAAIPGSRVLLVDPDSEELESDLVAHLEAAKAEETQRTHICVVVGAGTDDVADLWTLKRVAVAVSEYVTPTVEGAPPQISFGDGNVHATLVTESAFTAPGSAVVPDPRHAALAGGRRVLLNEQTPLRWRLVDTEPGTTVAELVTELGVPGAFTLDNSDEVLLRAGKRWAPTVTKPLPERIEELETSHPLADPEANFELDMPRTRVLSQVAWRACPRPQPDAGQIEVAMAVIGLNYKDPLKVIGLLGERELAPTYFGTVPGMEGIGTVVRVGADVTDVAVGDKVAVASKGMMRRFAVVDRALAVIVPADTDPGYCTSTIAFGTAEYALHDLARLEPGETVLIHGAAGGVGTAAIQVAKSIGARIIGTASSPERREHVLAMGADFAVNSRSLNFVDDVLALTGGAGADVIVSSAPGEILRQNFNAAAEFGRIVEVGKADIYTGGLLELANFDKNLAYYSMDLDRLVAVRPQRLSRLLERVFEKVTEGVYTPLPYQMFETHEVSQAFEETLRSSRVGRVALRMDDPLPPVRPALPPLDIDSAGSYLVTGGFGGFGMAIGRWLALRGARRLVLVGRSGAATETARRQLEVWRAVGIEVIEEHADVTDAAAVAAIVARAHSAQHPLRAVFHAAGAVADNRLAGMTLEELDRVYRPKVHGAQMIHQAVADAGITLDMFVLCSSGGSMYGIYGQYNYCAANVAVETLARRWAGAGERALCIGWGHLSGASGGMASDETAEKYLDLVGFGPIDMADATAYLEQTLRLGVTNAAIIPTDWAKLTGTFPQLVRTGRTAALARSSAKDTSELATLRAELAAMEEAKRGPAIARKMADELAVVMGVPVESIDMTVPVPELGLDSLMAVELGARVTKTLGIDLMSMQMGRSFSLEQAGPKVAELILASEPVVTPPLPEIAPGKSAPEIVEVPDQWTVDRPAEVSMAGSR, via the coding sequence GTGTCGGATATTGCCATTGTCGGAATCGGATGTCGGTTCGCGGGCGGAATCGATTCCCCGGAATCGTTCTGGGACTTTATCGTCGACAAGCGCGACGGCGTCGTGGAGATGCCCGCCGATCGCTGGGATTGGCGCCGCTACTACGACCCCGAGCCGCGGACCCCGGGGCGCAGCTACACCAAACACGGCGCCTTCATGACCCACGATCCGTGGGAATTCGATCCCGACTTCTTCGGGATCTCACCGCGTGAGGCCACCGTGCTCGACCCGCAGCAGCGGTTGATGCTCGAGGTGACCTGGGAAGCCCTCGACGACGCCGGGATCGCGGGCCGTTCGGCCGGCGCGCAGGTGGGGGTTTATGTGGGCGGCTTCGTCGTCGACCAGTCGGTGATCGGTGTGGTCGGCCCGGCGCTGTTCCACACCGACATGCACACCCCGGCCAGCGCCTCCTACACCATGCTGTCCAACCGCATCGCCTACGCGCTGAACCTGGTCGGTCCGGCGATCACCGTCGACACCGCGTGCTCCTCGTCGCTGGTGGCACTGCACCTGGCCTGCCAGGCGCTGGAGAACGACGACTGCGAGGTCGCGCTGGCAGGCGGGGTCAATGTGATGCTGCAGCCGGAAACCTTCGTGCTCATGTGCAAGGGCGGGTTCCTGGCCACCGATGGTCGCTGCAAGTCCTTCGACGCGTCCGCCGACGGCTACGGTCGCGGCGAAGGCGCGGGAATGGTGGCGCTGAAGAAGCTCGAAGACGCTGTCCGCGACGGCGATCGCGTGTACGCGATGATCAAGGCCACCGGATCGAACCAGGACGGGCGAACGACCGCGATCACGGTGCCCAACGTCGACTCGCAGGAGGCGCTCGCACGCACCGTGTGTGAGCGCTCGGGCCTGGCACCCGACGAGATCACCTACCTGGAGGCGCACGGCACCGGAACACTGGTGGGCGACCCCGTCGAATTGCGCGCTCTGGGCCGGGTTTTCGGTGCGCCGTCCGGGCGCACCGGCACCATCGGGGTCGGCTCGGTGAAAGCGACGATCGGTCACACCGAGGCCGCCGCGGGCGTGGCCAGCGTGATCAAAGCCGCACTGGCACTGCGGCATCGCACGTTGCCGCCGCAGGGCTGGCTGAACGAGCCGAACCCCGACATCCCCTTCGACGAGCTGGGCCTGCACGTACAGACCGAAGCGCAACCGCTGCCCGCCGACGCCGCGCCGATGGCGGTGGCGGTCAACGGTTTCGGCTACGGCGGCACCAACGCCCACGCCATCCTGCAGGAGTTCCGCGCACCCGAAGCGCCGGCCGAACCGGCCCGCCACCTCGGTATTCTGCCCATCTCGGCCCGCAGTACCGGCGCCGCGCGCGCGTTGGCGGGCCGGTTCGCCGATCTGATCAGCGCGGGGGCCGATCCGGACCAGCTGGCCGAAGCGGCGTGGACACGAATGGCGCACCACCCGTTCCGCACCGGTGTGCTCCTCGACGGTTCCACCGACGACCTGGTCCGTGACCTGCACGAGTACGCGTCGGGTACCGGGCGTGACGCCGCCCGCACGGTGTCCTCCGGTGCCGCCGAGCCGGTGTTCGTCTTCTCGGGCATGGGGCCACAGCACTGGAAGATGGCCCGCGATCTGCTCGCGGCCGGTGGGGTGTTCGCCGAAACCGCCCGGGAGATCGACGCGGAATTCCGCGCGATCGCGGGCTGGTCGATCATCGAGGAACTGCGCAAGCCGCAGGACGAGTCGCGGGTGACCACCACCGAGGTCGCCCAGCCCGCGAACTTCCTCGTGCAAGTGGGTCTGGTGCGCGAGCTGGCCGAGTACGGCGTCGTTCCCGCGGCCATCGTCGGACACAGTGTGGGAGAGGTGTCGGCGGCCTATGTCAGCGGCATGCTGACCCTGCGCGAAGCGGTGCGCGTGGCCTATCACCGGGCGCGGCTACAGGCCACGACCGCGGGAACCGGGGGGATGCTCGCCGTCGGCCTGACCACGGAGCAGACCGACGCACTCGTCGCCGACGATGCGCGTGTCGACATCGCCGCGATCAACAGCCCCACCTCCCTGACCTTGTCCGGCGACGTCGACCGCCTCGACGAGATCGCCGAAAAACTCACGGAGGACGGCATCTTCGCGCGTCGGCTGCGGGTGGAGGTGCCGTATCACAGTCGCCTGATGGATCCGATCCACGACGAACTGCTCACGGCCCTGGCCGATCTGGCGCCCCAGGCGCCCGCGGTGCCGCTGTACTCCTCGGTGACCGGCGAGCTCGTCACCGAGGGCGACTGGAACGCCGAGTACTGGTGGTCGAATGTCCGTCAGCCGGTGCGGTTCTTCGCCGCGATCGGAAGCCTGATCGCCGCGGGCAACCGGATCTTCCTCGAGGTCGGCCCCCACCCGGTGCTCTCGGGCAATATCCGCGAGGCCCTGGTCGACGCGGACGTGAACGGCACCACGGTGCCCACCCTCGACCGCGAGCAGTCCGATTCGCACAGCATCCGGCGCACCCTCATCGGCCTGCACGCCGCCGGGGTACTCGACCGTGACCTGCTGTTCCCCGCCGAGCGCGGCGTCACCGCGCACGTGCCGCTGCCGCGCTATCCCTGGCAGCGCACCCGCCTGCACTCGGCGCTGCCGCTGTTCGAGCAGGCCCGCCTCGGCACACCCGGTGGGCACGCGATGCTCGGCGACCCCGATGTGGAGGGCCGCCCCGAGTGGCTGCTGCAGGTGGGCACCGAACTGCTGCCGTGGCTGGCCGACCATGTCGTCAACGGCGTCAAGATCATGCCCGGTGCGGCGTACCTGGACGCCGCGCTGAGCGCCACCGCCGCGCGCATCGGCAGCAAACAGGTTGCGCTGGAAGGGGTTCGGTTCGTCGCGCCGCTGATCATGGGCGCCCCCGATGTGCCGTTGGTCGCGATGAGTGTCGAAGAGGCCAGCGGTCGCTTCATGATCAGATCGCGCAGTGCGACCGGAACGGCGTGGACGGTGCACTCGACCGGGCGCACGCTGACCGGCAGTCACGAACAGACCGAAGTCGCGCTGCCCACCATCGAGGTCGGTGTCGATGTCGACCCGGCGATGTTCTACGCGGGCCTGGCCTCGGCCGGGCTGCAATACGGTCCGACGTTCCAGCGGGTGACCTCGGTACGGGTGGGACGCGATGTGGTGCTGGCCACCGTCGACGGCAGCATCGCCGAAGGCTCACGGCATCTGGCGCATCCGGCCGTCGTCGACGCCGCGATGCAGTGCGCGGCAATGCTTTTCACCGACGAACGGATCAACGAGGGCGTCATGGTGCCCGTCGGGGTGAACGCGGTGCGGCTGCTGGCCGAACTCCCCGCCGAGATCACCGTCATCGCCCGCCGCGACCCCGGCGCCCGCCTGCGCGCCGACGTCGACCTGCTCGACCCGGATCGAAACCTGGTCGCGCGGTTGACCGGCCTGCAGATCGGCGCCCTCAAACCCGGCGACAGCCCGCTGCACCGGATGGCCGACTTCTACTACACCGAGGTGCTCGAAGAACGCGACCCGGTCGACCCCGCGGCGCTGGCCGAAGCCGGGACGGTGTCCACGGTGATCGTCGCGCTCGGTGACAGCCCGCGCACCACCGAACTGGCCGCCGCGATCCCCGGTTCGCGGGTGCTGCTGGTCGACCCGGACAGCGAGGAACTGGAGTCCGACCTCGTCGCGCATCTGGAGGCGGCGAAAGCCGAGGAAACACAGCGCACCCACATCTGTGTGGTGGTCGGCGCGGGCACCGACGATGTCGCCGATCTGTGGACGCTCAAACGCGTCGCGGTCGCGGTGTCGGAGTACGTCACCCCGACCGTGGAAGGCGCCCCGCCGCAGATCAGCTTCGGCGACGGCAACGTTCACGCCACACTGGTGACCGAGTCCGCCTTCACCGCTCCCGGCAGCGCTGTCGTACCGGATCCGCGCCACGCCGCGCTCGCCGGTGGCCGACGGGTGCTCCTCAACGAACAGACCCCGCTGCGCTGGCGGTTGGTCGACACCGAGCCCGGCACGACCGTCGCCGAACTCGTCACCGAACTCGGTGTGCCCGGTGCCTTCACCCTCGACAACAGCGACGAGGTGCTGTTGCGTGCCGGCAAGCGCTGGGCGCCGACGGTGACCAAGCCGCTGCCCGAGCGCATCGAAGAGCTGGAGACGTCGCATCCGCTGGCCGATCCGGAGGCGAACTTCGAGCTGGACATGCCACGCACGCGGGTGCTCTCGCAGGTGGCGTGGCGTGCGTGCCCACGCCCGCAGCCCGACGCGGGCCAGATCGAGGTCGCGATGGCGGTGATCGGACTGAACTACAAGGACCCGCTCAAGGTCATCGGGTTGCTCGGCGAACGCGAACTCGCGCCGACATATTTCGGCACCGTGCCCGGAATGGAAGGCATCGGCACCGTGGTCCGGGTCGGTGCCGACGTCACCGATGTCGCGGTCGGCGACAAGGTCGCGGTGGCGTCCAAGGGCATGATGCGCCGATTCGCCGTCGTCGACCGGGCGCTGGCCGTGATCGTGCCCGCGGACACCGATCCCGGCTACTGCACCAGCACCATCGCCTTCGGCACGGCCGAATACGCCCTGCACGACCTGGCCCGCCTCGAACCGGGGGAGACCGTGCTGATCCACGGTGCCGCCGGCGGTGTCGGCACCGCGGCCATCCAGGTGGCCAAGTCGATCGGTGCCCGCATCATCGGCACGGCGAGCTCGCCCGAGCGGCGCGAACACGTCCTGGCCATGGGCGCGGACTTCGCGGTGAACTCGCGTTCGCTCAACTTCGTCGACGACGTCCTCGCGCTCACCGGCGGCGCCGGTGCCGACGTGATCGTCAGCAGCGCACCCGGTGAGATCCTGCGCCAGAACTTCAACGCCGCAGCCGAATTCGGCCGCATCGTCGAAGTCGGCAAGGCCGACATCTACACCGGGGGCCTGCTGGAACTGGCCAACTTCGACAAGAACCTCGCCTACTACTCGATGGATCTGGACCGCCTGGTCGCAGTACGTCCGCAACGACTCTCGCGCCTGCTGGAGCGGGTGTTCGAGAAGGTCACCGAAGGCGTCTACACCCCGCTGCCGTACCAGATGTTCGAGACACACGAGGTGAGCCAGGCGTTCGAGGAGACCTTGCGGTCCTCCCGCGTCGGCCGGGTCGCCCTGCGGATGGACGACCCGCTGCCGCCCGTGCGTCCCGCCCTGCCGCCGCTCGACATCGACAGCGCCGGAAGCTATCTCGTCACCGGCGGGTTCGGCGGCTTCGGCATGGCGATCGGTCGCTGGCTCGCCCTGCGCGGTGCGCGCAGGCTGGTGCTGGTCGGGCGCAGCGGGGCCGCCACCGAGACGGCTCGCCGCCAGCTCGAGGTGTGGCGCGCGGTGGGCATCGAGGTGATCGAGGAACACGCCGACGTCACCGATGCCGCCGCCGTCGCCGCGATCGTCGCTCGCGCGCACAGCGCACAGCACCCGTTGCGCGCGGTGTTCCATGCCGCGGGCGCGGTGGCCGACAACCGGCTCGCCGGCATGACGCTCGAGGAACTCGACCGGGTCTATCGCCCGAAAGTTCATGGTGCGCAGATGATCCACCAGGCGGTAGCGGACGCGGGCATCACCCTCGACATGTTCGTGCTGTGTTCCTCGGGCGGCTCGATGTACGGGATCTACGGTCAATACAACTACTGCGCCGCCAACGTCGCCGTCGAAACGCTGGCACGGCGCTGGGCCGGCGCGGGCGAGCGCGCACTGTGCATCGGCTGGGGTCACCTGTCCGGGGCCTCGGGCGGCATGGCCTCGGACGAAACCGCCGAGAAGTACCTGGACCTGGTGGGTTTCGGGCCGATCGACATGGCCGATGCCACCGCATACCTGGAACAGACCCTGCGCCTGGGTGTGACAAACGCGGCGATCATTCCCACCGACTGGGCGAAACTGACCGGAACCTTCCCCCAGCTGGTGCGCACCGGCCGCACCGCCGCCCTGGCGCGATCCTCGGCCAAGGACACCTCCGAATTGGCCACACTGCGTGCCGAACTCGCCGCGATGGAGGAAGCCAAGCGCGGACCCGCCATCGCCCGCAAGATGGCCGACGAACTCGCCGTGGTCATGGGGGTGCCGGTCGAGTCGATCGACATGACGGTGCCCGTGCCGGAATTGGGGCTCGACTCGTTGATGGCGGTCGAACTGGGCGCGCGGGTCACCAAGACGCTCGGCATCGACCTGATGTCGATGCAGATGGGCCGCTCGTTCAGTCTGGAACAGGCGGGGCCGAAGGTGGCGGAACTGATTCTTGCCTCCGAACCCGTTGTCACACCGCCGCTTCCGGAGATCGCCCCCGGCAAATCCGCTCCGGAGATCGTCGAGGTGCCCGACCAGTGGACCGTCGACCGCCCGGCGGAAGTCTCGATGGCGGGATCGCGCTGA
- a CDS encoding MMPL family transporter, producing the protein MFAELTQWADTVVRRRYQVILIMVTGLLALGTYGLGLGADLSAKGFDDPSSESVRAAHVRDNAFGRDHSSDVILLIRAPEGTTIDDPAFAGTVVAGLNSLPQRFPNEIDRVNGAYWPTDTGVAIPDVFGSPARDYAFASVAVSGLDPTEQGRNYRKIAEQFVIPGVEVELAGGQPVALALNDTMVQDQRRVELFAIPAVAILLFFLFGGVVAAALPLIVGGLTMLGAWGLLRCLTAVTEVNSFVSPVVSMIGLGLAIDYGLFVLSRFREELADGRTVDDAVRRSVTTAGRTVLFSALIVVVAAAGILVFPQGFLRSFAYGAIITISLAALTSITLLPAMLAVLGRRVDWLGVDWFRTPVDGDRVSGNGWGRFAAGVMKRPLVVAVPICLGLLLLIVPIQNLAFGSINERFLPPTHPTRLAQQHFDELFPLRQIDPIDLVIVTFDPDAAETVRADANHAPGLAAPFAEPMQSPFQPQVLTTQTVLAGSGNAEATIDYLRSMPLPAGTTLMVGGQPAVEKDSIDALVERMPLMILFVFLASTLLLALTFGSLVLPLKAAVLNLLGLGATLGVLTWVFIDGHGAGVFGFTPQPIMSLVLVVIVSVIYGLSTDYEVFLLSRIVEARAAGASTTEAVQTGIARTGRIITAAALILLVVTGAFALSDLLMMQYIAFGMVTALFIDATILRMLLVPASMRLLGDACWWAPTWLERLRPAPEPVTPAHPTPTGAAPTPVRGDRD; encoded by the coding sequence GTGTTCGCCGAGTTGACACAATGGGCAGACACCGTCGTGCGGCGGCGATATCAAGTGATCTTGATAATGGTGACCGGATTGCTGGCACTGGGCACCTACGGGCTCGGCCTCGGCGCCGATCTCAGTGCGAAGGGGTTCGACGACCCGTCCTCGGAATCGGTACGCGCGGCGCACGTGCGCGACAACGCGTTCGGCCGTGATCACAGCAGCGATGTGATCCTGCTGATTCGGGCGCCCGAGGGCACCACCATCGACGATCCGGCTTTCGCCGGGACGGTCGTGGCGGGCCTGAACAGTCTGCCGCAGCGGTTCCCGAACGAGATCGACCGTGTCAACGGCGCGTATTGGCCCACCGATACCGGCGTCGCGATTCCCGATGTCTTCGGTTCGCCCGCACGTGACTACGCGTTCGCCTCGGTCGCGGTGAGCGGTCTCGACCCCACCGAACAGGGGCGCAACTACCGCAAGATCGCCGAGCAGTTCGTGATCCCGGGGGTCGAGGTCGAGCTCGCCGGCGGGCAACCGGTCGCACTCGCGTTGAACGACACCATGGTTCAGGATCAGCGCCGCGTGGAGTTGTTCGCCATCCCCGCGGTCGCGATCCTGCTGTTCTTCTTGTTCGGTGGCGTCGTCGCCGCGGCGCTGCCGCTGATCGTCGGTGGACTCACCATGCTCGGCGCATGGGGGCTGCTGCGCTGTCTCACCGCGGTCACCGAGGTGAACTCCTTTGTCTCCCCCGTTGTTTCGATGATCGGGCTGGGCCTGGCGATCGACTACGGACTGTTCGTGCTCAGCCGGTTCCGCGAGGAACTCGCCGACGGGCGCACCGTCGACGACGCGGTCCGGCGTTCGGTGACCACGGCGGGGCGCACGGTGTTGTTCTCGGCCTTGATCGTGGTGGTCGCGGCGGCCGGAATCCTGGTGTTCCCGCAGGGCTTCCTGCGGTCGTTCGCCTACGGCGCGATCATCACCATCTCCCTGGCCGCGCTGACGTCGATCACGCTTCTGCCCGCGATGCTGGCCGTGCTCGGCCGGCGGGTCGACTGGCTCGGCGTCGACTGGTTCCGCACACCGGTCGACGGCGACCGGGTGTCCGGCAACGGCTGGGGACGATTCGCCGCAGGCGTCATGAAACGTCCGCTGGTGGTGGCGGTTCCGATCTGCCTCGGCCTGCTGCTGCTCATCGTCCCGATCCAGAATCTGGCGTTCGGTTCCATCAACGAGCGTTTTCTCCCGCCGACACATCCGACTCGCCTGGCCCAGCAGCACTTCGACGAGCTGTTCCCGCTGCGCCAGATCGACCCGATCGACCTGGTCATCGTCACCTTCGACCCCGACGCCGCCGAGACCGTCCGCGCCGACGCCAACCACGCCCCCGGCCTGGCGGCGCCGTTCGCCGAACCCATGCAGTCACCGTTCCAGCCCCAGGTCCTCACCACCCAGACCGTGCTCGCCGGATCCGGCAACGCCGAGGCGACCATCGACTATCTGCGCTCGATGCCGTTGCCGGCCGGCACGACACTGATGGTCGGTGGGCAGCCCGCCGTGGAGAAGGACAGCATCGACGCACTGGTCGAGCGGATGCCGTTGATGATCCTGTTCGTGTTCCTGGCCAGCACGCTACTGCTGGCGCTGACGTTCGGTTCGCTGGTGCTGCCGCTCAAGGCAGCCGTGCTGAATCTGCTCGGCCTCGGCGCCACCCTGGGCGTGCTCACCTGGGTCTTCATCGACGGGCACGGCGCGGGGGTGTTCGGCTTCACCCCGCAACCGATCATGTCGCTGGTTCTGGTCGTGATCGTGTCGGTGATCTACGGGCTGTCGACCGACTACGAGGTATTCCTGTTGTCGCGCATCGTCGAAGCGAGGGCCGCGGGCGCCTCCACCACCGAAGCCGTGCAGACGGGGATCGCCCGGACGGGCCGCATCATCACCGCGGCCGCGTTGATCCTGCTGGTGGTCACCGGCGCGTTCGCGCTGTCGGATCTGCTGATGATGCAGTACATCGCCTTCGGCATGGTGACGGCGCTGTTCATCGACGCCACCATCCTGCGGATGCTGCTGGTCCCCGCGTCCATGCGGCTGCTCGGGGACGCCTGCTGGTGGGCGCCGACGTGGCTCGAACGTCTGCGACCCGCACCCGAACCCGTAACACCCGCCCACCCGACACCTACCGGAGCTGCTCCGACGCCAGTCCGCGGCGACCGGGACTGA
- a CDS encoding ArnT family glycosyltransferase translates to MNVRSGTVEVPAAPITTLPAFAWREVSIVAAVAATLFLARIGRYRIGGDELYFLAAGRHLSVSYADQGPLVPLLAALSDHLAPGSTVALRLPALLFTVLAIVLSAVMAREFGGGRLPQTVAALAYATTPMAVMQSAMLSTFALDITLTAVLAWLLIRWVRTRADYLLVAAGCVAAVDFQVKWLIPIIWAVLALGVAVFGPREMLRRPAWWLGSALLAGSAAPILWWQHSNGWPQLAMGAIVRDEQLATAGVLAAPWTMIQVTGAAGLLLLAGMWAGLRAPRFRPYYFLIPMIAIGLGAVVLAGLRPYFVAGAFPGLLAAGAVYLADRGLPRRDAIIGGGFGVLATAICVALVVVLPLPDSALRQPTDDYAQIHSRSILFGPTGWDDLVTAVAESYDRIPPHQRADLVIVTQNYWQAAALDEFGPAAGLPPVFSPNRGYGYFGVPPDSATTVLYLGVDGPDTALRTRFTQTTLLTRLDDPLGFPGVNRGVAVWLCDGPGQPWSVLWPDAKELRLVDGTSRHGR, encoded by the coding sequence ATGAACGTCCGGAGCGGCACCGTCGAGGTGCCCGCCGCCCCCATCACCACGCTGCCCGCGTTCGCGTGGCGCGAGGTGTCGATCGTCGCCGCCGTGGCCGCGACCCTGTTCCTCGCCAGGATCGGTCGATATCGCATCGGCGGCGACGAACTGTATTTCCTCGCGGCCGGGCGACATCTGTCGGTGAGCTACGCCGATCAGGGGCCGTTGGTTCCGCTGCTGGCGGCACTGTCGGACCATCTCGCACCGGGATCCACGGTCGCGCTGCGGTTGCCCGCGCTGCTGTTCACGGTGCTGGCCATCGTGCTCAGTGCGGTGATGGCCAGGGAGTTCGGCGGCGGTCGCCTACCGCAAACCGTGGCCGCGCTCGCCTACGCGACCACCCCGATGGCGGTGATGCAATCGGCGATGCTGAGCACCTTCGCCCTCGACATCACCTTGACGGCGGTGCTCGCGTGGCTGCTGATCCGCTGGGTGCGGACCCGCGCGGACTACCTGCTGGTCGCGGCGGGGTGCGTCGCCGCCGTCGACTTCCAGGTCAAGTGGCTGATTCCGATCATCTGGGCGGTGCTCGCACTCGGCGTGGCCGTGTTCGGGCCGCGGGAGATGCTGCGTCGGCCCGCGTGGTGGCTCGGCTCGGCTCTGCTCGCCGGGTCGGCGGCCCCGATCCTGTGGTGGCAGCACAGCAATGGCTGGCCACAGTTGGCGATGGGCGCGATCGTGCGCGATGAGCAACTCGCCACCGCCGGGGTTCTCGCGGCGCCGTGGACGATGATCCAGGTCACCGGGGCGGCGGGTCTGCTGTTGCTCGCGGGAATGTGGGCAGGGCTGCGCGCGCCGCGGTTCCGGCCGTACTACTTCCTGATCCCGATGATCGCGATCGGGCTGGGCGCGGTCGTGCTCGCGGGTCTGCGCCCCTACTTCGTGGCCGGTGCTTTTCCCGGCTTGCTCGCCGCGGGCGCGGTGTACCTGGCGGACCGCGGTCTCCCGCGCCGCGACGCGATCATCGGTGGCGGCTTCGGCGTGCTCGCGACCGCGATCTGCGTCGCGCTCGTCGTGGTGCTGCCCCTGCCCGACTCGGCTTTGCGGCAGCCGACCGACGACTATGCGCAGATCCACTCGCGCAGTATACTTTTCGGGCCGACCGGTTGGGACGACCTGGTCACCGCGGTGGCCGAGTCCTACGACCGGATACCACCGCATCAGCGCGCGGATCTGGTGATCGTGACCCAGAACTATTGGCAAGCAGCGGCACTCGACGAATTCGGGCCTGCCGCCGGACTGCCGCCGGTGTTCAGTCCCAACCGCGGCTACGGCTATTTCGGCGTCCCGCCCGACTCCGCGACCACGGTGCTCTACCTCGGGGTCGACGGCCCCGACACCGCGCTGCGTACTCGTTTCACGCAGACGACGCTGCTGACCCGCCTCGATGACCCCCTCGGCTTTCCCGGCGTGAACCGCGGTGTCGCGGTGTGGCTGTGCGACGGGCCGGGACAACCGTGGTCGGTCCTGTGGCCAGACGCCAAGGAGCTACGGCTCGTCGACGGGACGAGCCGACATGGTCGATAA